A genomic stretch from Coffea arabica cultivar ET-39 chromosome 10c, Coffea Arabica ET-39 HiFi, whole genome shotgun sequence includes:
- the LOC113713277 gene encoding uncharacterized protein isoform X4 — MEGLKLAAAKLVVYLHPSKAKNVADAIHGEISSLLFKFNETFDGVLLAYDTDFPSNLAKILPGVHPYFGVRLETKLLLFHPKPDMVLEGEVVRLSEQSIHVVILGFSAAAIMAEDIREEFKFKAKPGKEVFRSTIHKKHRIKIGTIIRFVVKR; from the exons ATGGAAGGGCTGAAGTTGGCTGCCGCCAAATTGGTAGTCTATCTACATCCATCCAAGGCCAAAAATGTTGCCGATGCTATTCATGGTGAAATCAGCTCTCTACTTTTCAa gttcaatgaaacttttgatgGTGTTTTATTGGCATATGACACGGACTTCCCAAGTAATTTGGCTAAGATTTTGCCGGGAGTTCATCCTTATTTTGGAGTGCGGCTAGAAACAAAACTGCTGCTTTTTCATCCAAAACCAGACATGGTTTTAG AGGGAGAGGTAGTTAGACTTAGCGAACAGTCCATTCATGTTGTTATCCTTGGTTTTTCTGCCGCTGCTATAATGGCCGAAGATATTCGTGAGGAATTTAAGTTCAAAGCT AAACCTGGCAAAGAAGTCTTTCGGAGTACAATTCACAAGAAACACAGGATCAAAATTGGAACTATTATACGCTTTGTAGTTAAAAGGTAG
- the LOC113713277 gene encoding uncharacterized protein isoform X2: protein MEGLKLAAAKLVVYLHPSKAKNVADAIHGEISSLLFKFNETFDGVLLAYDTDFPSNLAKILPGVHPYFGVRLETKLLLFHPKPDMVLEGEVVRLSEQSIHVVILGFSAAAIMAEDIREEFKFKAKPGKEVFRSTIHKKHRIKIGTIIRFVVKSFDEEILHVSGSLLPAHTGCVKWLERHLEEWSQSDR, encoded by the exons ATGGAAGGGCTGAAGTTGGCTGCCGCCAAATTGGTAGTCTATCTACATCCATCCAAGGCCAAAAATGTTGCCGATGCTATTCATGGTGAAATCAGCTCTCTACTTTTCAa gttcaatgaaacttttgatgGTGTTTTATTGGCATATGACACGGACTTCCCAAGTAATTTGGCTAAGATTTTGCCGGGAGTTCATCCTTATTTTGGAGTGCGGCTAGAAACAAAACTGCTGCTTTTTCATCCAAAACCAGACATGGTTTTAG AGGGAGAGGTAGTTAGACTTAGCGAACAGTCCATTCATGTTGTTATCCTTGGTTTTTCTGCCGCTGCTATAATGGCCGAAGATATTCGTGAGGAATTTAAGTTCAAAGCT AAACCTGGCAAAGAAGTCTTTCGGAGTACAATTCACAAGAAACACAGGATCAAAATTGGAACTATTATACGCTTTGTAGTTAAAAG CTTCGATGAAGAAATACTGCACGTATCTGGCTCATTGCTTCCTGCTCACACAGGATGTGTTAAATGGTTGGAAAGACATTTGGAGGAATGGTCACAATCTGACAG GTAA
- the LOC113713277 gene encoding uncharacterized protein isoform X3 codes for MEGLKLAAAKLVVYLHPSKAKNVADAIHGEISSLLFKFNETFDGVLLAYDTDFPSNLAKILPGVHPYFGVRLETKLLLFHPKPDMVLEGEVVRLSEQSIHVVILGFSAAAIMAEDIREEFKFKAKPGKEVFRSTIHKKHRIKIGTIIRFVVKR; via the exons ATGGAAGGGCTGAAGTTGGCTGCCGCCAAATTGGTAGTCTATCTACATCCATCCAAGGCCAAAAATGTTGCCGATGCTATTCATGGTGAAATCAGCTCTCTACTTTTCAa gttcaatgaaacttttgatgGTGTTTTATTGGCATATGACACGGACTTCCCAAGTAATTTGGCTAAGATTTTGCCGGGAGTTCATCCTTATTTTGGAGTGCGGCTAGAAACAAAACTGCTGCTTTTTCATCCAAAACCAGACATGGTTTTAG AGGGAGAGGTAGTTAGACTTAGCGAACAGTCCATTCATGTTGTTATCCTTGGTTTTTCTGCCGCTGCTATAATGGCCGAAGATATTCGTGAGGAATTTAAGTTCAAAGCT AAACCTGGCAAAGAAGTCTTTCGGAGTACAATTCACAAGAAACACAGGATCAAAATTGGAACTATTATACGCTTTGTAGTTAAAAG GTAA
- the LOC113713277 gene encoding uncharacterized protein isoform X1 — protein MEGLKLAAAKLVVYLHPSKAKNVADAIHGEISSLLFKFNETFDGVLLAYDTDFPSNLAKILPGVHPYFGVRLETKLLLFHPKPDMVLEGEVVRLSEQSIHVVILGFSAAAIMAEDIREEFKFKAKPGKEVFRSTIHKKHRIKIGTIIRFVVKSFDEEILHVSGSLLPAHTGCVKWLERHLEEWSQSDSTIKKRRANEQTGEISEPDKAANDGKTFAVNTESHNKKSKRRKSEN, from the exons ATGGAAGGGCTGAAGTTGGCTGCCGCCAAATTGGTAGTCTATCTACATCCATCCAAGGCCAAAAATGTTGCCGATGCTATTCATGGTGAAATCAGCTCTCTACTTTTCAa gttcaatgaaacttttgatgGTGTTTTATTGGCATATGACACGGACTTCCCAAGTAATTTGGCTAAGATTTTGCCGGGAGTTCATCCTTATTTTGGAGTGCGGCTAGAAACAAAACTGCTGCTTTTTCATCCAAAACCAGACATGGTTTTAG AGGGAGAGGTAGTTAGACTTAGCGAACAGTCCATTCATGTTGTTATCCTTGGTTTTTCTGCCGCTGCTATAATGGCCGAAGATATTCGTGAGGAATTTAAGTTCAAAGCT AAACCTGGCAAAGAAGTCTTTCGGAGTACAATTCACAAGAAACACAGGATCAAAATTGGAACTATTATACGCTTTGTAGTTAAAAG CTTCGATGAAGAAATACTGCACGTATCTGGCTCATTGCTTCCTGCTCACACAGGATGTGTTAAATGGTTGGAAAGACATTTGGAGGAATGGTCACAATCTGACAG TACAATTAAAAAGAGGAGAGCAAACGAGCAAACCGGAGAAATTTCAGAGCCTGATAAAGCCGCAAATGATGGGAAAACATTTGCTGTAAATACTGAAAGTCATAATAAGAAGTCTAAGAGAAGGAAAAGTGAGAATTGA
- the LOC113714923 gene encoding auxin-induced protein 6B-like has product MSGCSKIRYIVRLRQMLRRWRKKASMTAKRLPSDIPAGHVAVTVGTDCKRFVVRATYLNHPLFKKLLLQAEEEYGFTNSGPLAIPCDESLFGEVLRYLALSESTHSNSARFMNLEEFQRYCHVGMRSNLEFLAESRPLLNGIADKSVW; this is encoded by the coding sequence atgtcaGGGTGCAGCAAAATCCGGTACATTGTGAGACTCCGCCAAATGCTACGGCGGTGGAGGAAGAAGGCATCAATGACTGCCAAGCGCTTACCGTCGGATATACCTGCTGGACATGTGGCCGTCACTGTAGGGACCGATTGTAAAAGATTTGTGGTCCGGGCGACGTACTTGAACCATCCATTGTTTAAGAAACTATTGCTCCAGGCGGAGGAAGAATATGGGTTTACGAACTCAGGGCCACTGGCCATCCCCTGTGACGAGTCCCTGTTCGGAGAGGTTCTCCGGTACCTGGCCCTCTCCGAGTCGACTCACAGCAACTCAGCCCGATTCATGAATTTGGAGGAGTTCCAAAGATATTGCCACGTAGGCATGCGGAGCAACCTTGAGTTTCTAGCGGAGTCACGCCCCCTCCTCAACGGGATTGCCGATAAGTCCGTTTGGTGA